The Lysobacter panacisoli genome includes a window with the following:
- a CDS encoding ATP-binding protein, translating into MRTRSMRWRLTWTSVKCVLVAWLVWLGCQIWQLSRSHYGFWDESQREIAAQILASMPDGLDRLPSRPRAPGTEHLRDHKMSWQVWANGRNVVYSAAAPDVPLKPDFQDGFARREIGSEAWHVYSLSDPRRNLVVQVGRSKQMIANELRTWIGMSLLAAGLILGLFMLTVWVVIGRSLRPLTALRQTLQARPPLDLTPLHAPRLPSEFTPLVGAFNDQLDRVDQALQNERRFIADAAHELRTPLAVLSAHADLARRAATGEERDAALRRLSAGVQRAARLSEQLLDLARLDADATSPALVPVEPAPLLVIVVRDFETLARERGQRISLCTEDGRILGDVDQLGILIRNLLDNAVRYAGEGGRIAVTCKPELRDGLAGMALCVADDGPGVPHEDRERIFHRFYRANGGAERGSGIGLSLVARIARTHHARIDVSDGLDGRGLAVTVFFPAA; encoded by the coding sequence GTGAGGACACGCTCGATGCGCTGGCGCCTGACCTGGACGTCGGTGAAATGCGTGCTGGTCGCGTGGCTGGTGTGGCTGGGCTGCCAGATCTGGCAACTGTCGCGCTCGCATTACGGTTTCTGGGACGAGTCGCAGCGCGAGATCGCCGCGCAGATCCTCGCCTCGATGCCCGACGGCCTCGACCGGCTGCCGTCGCGCCCGCGCGCGCCGGGCACCGAACACCTGCGCGACCACAAGATGAGCTGGCAGGTCTGGGCCAACGGACGCAACGTGGTGTATTCGGCAGCCGCGCCCGACGTACCGCTCAAGCCGGATTTCCAGGACGGCTTCGCGCGACGCGAGATCGGCAGCGAGGCGTGGCACGTCTACAGCCTGTCCGATCCACGCCGGAACCTGGTGGTGCAGGTCGGTCGATCCAAGCAGATGATCGCCAACGAACTGCGCACCTGGATCGGCATGAGCCTGCTCGCGGCGGGGCTGATCCTGGGCCTGTTCATGCTCACCGTGTGGGTGGTGATCGGACGTTCTCTGCGTCCGCTCACCGCGCTGCGCCAGACGCTGCAGGCGCGGCCGCCGCTGGATCTCACGCCGCTGCACGCGCCGCGCCTGCCGAGCGAGTTCACGCCGCTGGTCGGCGCGTTCAACGACCAGCTCGACCGCGTCGATCAGGCGTTGCAGAACGAACGCCGCTTCATCGCGGACGCGGCGCACGAACTGCGCACGCCGCTTGCGGTGCTGAGCGCGCACGCCGACCTCGCCCGTCGTGCGGCAACCGGCGAGGAACGCGACGCCGCGCTGCGCCGCCTGAGCGCCGGCGTGCAACGCGCCGCGCGATTGTCGGAACAGTTGCTCGACCTCGCCCGCCTCGATGCCGACGCGACCTCGCCCGCACTGGTGCCCGTGGAGCCGGCGCCGCTACTGGTGATCGTGGTGCGCGACTTCGAGACGCTCGCGCGCGAGCGCGGCCAGCGCATCAGTCTGTGCACGGAAGACGGACGCATCCTCGGCGACGTGGACCAGCTCGGCATCCTGATCCGCAACCTGCTCGACAACGCGGTGCGCTACGCCGGCGAAGGCGGACGCATCGCCGTGACGTGCAAGCCCGAGCTGCGTGATGGCCTGGCGGGAATGGCGCTGTGCGTCGCCGACGATGGCCCGGGCGTGCCGCACGAAGACCGCGAACGCATCTTCCACCGCTTCTATCGCGCCAACGGTGGTGCCGAGCGTGGCAGCGGCATCGGGCTGTCGCTCGTGGCGCGGATCGCCCGCACGCACCACGCGCGGATCGACGTTTCCGACGGCCTCGACGGCCGCGGGCTGGCGGTGACGGTGTTCTTCCCCGCCGCCTGA
- a CDS encoding response regulator transcription factor, which yields MKLLLVEDDTMLAEALCAGMRQHGFEVDTAGDAARARTALVDHDFDAVLLDLGLPGSSGLSVLSFVRGRYDATPVLIITARDKLSDRIAGLDAGADDYIVKPFQPDELYARLRAVMRRSQGRVSPVLSHHGVVLDPARREVTRDGTAVALSAHEFRTLLMLMERQGRVVTREQLEEAVYGSSGTIESNTIAVYVHQLRRKLGEQLIVTVHGQGYRINGASP from the coding sequence ATGAAGCTGCTGCTGGTGGAAGACGACACGATGCTGGCCGAAGCCCTGTGCGCGGGCATGCGCCAACATGGCTTCGAAGTCGACACCGCGGGCGATGCGGCGCGGGCCCGTACCGCGCTCGTGGACCACGACTTCGACGCGGTGCTGCTCGACCTCGGCCTGCCGGGCAGTTCCGGCCTGAGCGTGCTGTCGTTCGTGCGCGGTCGCTACGACGCCACGCCGGTGCTGATCATCACCGCGCGCGACAAACTCAGCGATCGCATCGCCGGACTCGACGCGGGCGCCGACGACTACATCGTCAAACCGTTCCAGCCCGACGAGCTCTACGCGCGCCTGCGCGCGGTAATGCGGCGCAGCCAGGGCCGCGTTTCGCCGGTGCTGAGCCATCACGGTGTGGTGCTCGATCCCGCGCGGCGCGAAGTCACGCGCGACGGCACCGCGGTCGCGCTGAGCGCGCACGAGTTCCGCACGCTGCTGATGCTGATGGAACGCCAGGGTCGCGTGGTCACGCGCGAACAGCTGGAAGAAGCGGTGTACGGAAGCTCCGGCACGATCGAGAGCAACACCATCGCCGTGTACGTGCACCAACTGCGGCGCAAGCTCGGCGAACAACTGATCGTCACCGTGCACGGGCAGGGCTATCGCATCAACGGAGCGTCGCCGTGA
- a CDS encoding GNAT family N-acetyltransferase: MNANPLALRISPVAPFPTVAAVTRADADLLLQLCREQAALDGRGTPSRSLLEFHEALFEPPLRAWAWLGHIDGELAGYAAATVGFSWPDQGYRFQLDALYVRAPWRECGVERALFGEVRAMAQRLGCVQLQWNAGALDAAAHRFDRDAHATDCVRYTLPLPAKAG; this comes from the coding sequence ATGAACGCCAACCCGCTCGCCCTGCGCATCTCGCCGGTCGCCCCGTTCCCGACGGTGGCCGCGGTGACCCGCGCCGATGCCGACCTGCTGCTGCAGTTGTGCCGAGAACAGGCCGCACTCGACGGCCGCGGCACGCCGTCGCGGAGCCTGCTCGAGTTCCACGAAGCCCTGTTCGAGCCGCCGCTGCGCGCGTGGGCATGGCTCGGCCATATCGACGGCGAACTGGCCGGCTATGCGGCCGCGACGGTGGGCTTTTCGTGGCCCGACCAGGGTTACCGCTTCCAGCTCGATGCGCTGTACGTGCGTGCGCCGTGGCGCGAATGCGGCGTCGAACGGGCGCTGTTCGGCGAAGTCCGCGCGATGGCGCAGCGACTGGGCTGCGTCCAGCTGCAATGGAACGCGGGTGCCCTGGACGCAGCGGCCCATCGCTTCGATCGCGACGCGCACGCGACCGACTGCGTCCGCTACACGCTCCCGCTGCCGGCGAAGGCCGGCTGA
- a CDS encoding MBL fold metallo-hydrolase: MSRRLLVPTLMTTGLLAACSTSPYEQSPQFRDGGFRNAVAPKQAGWKELPRMLWRFAFDKPDDASPDAAVPVQSLTRAQLLAAPDGTLFRLGHSTVLFKLAGGFWLTDPVFSERASPVQWAGPRRFHAPPISLDALPPIEGVILSHDHYDHLDRAAVLALARKTRYFVAPLGVGDLLIEWGVDPVKVHQFDWWQEAQLGGLRLVATPAQHFSGRAPFADNPTLWASWVIEADGLRVFFSGDSGYFDGFKAIGDRYGPFDLTLVECGAYNEMWSGVHMLPEQTVQAHLDLRGRWLLPVHNGTFDLALHGWQEPFTRVGRAAEAQGVQLTTPGFGEPVAIANPPFSQSWWLPKP, encoded by the coding sequence ATGTCGCGCCGCCTCCTGGTTCCCACCCTGATGACTACCGGTTTGCTCGCTGCCTGCAGCACGTCGCCCTACGAACAGTCGCCGCAGTTCCGCGACGGCGGTTTCCGCAACGCGGTCGCGCCCAAGCAGGCGGGCTGGAAGGAATTGCCGCGCATGCTGTGGCGGTTCGCCTTCGACAAACCCGACGACGCTTCGCCGGATGCCGCCGTGCCCGTGCAGTCGCTCACGCGCGCGCAACTGCTCGCCGCGCCGGATGGAACGCTGTTCCGGCTCGGTCATTCGACCGTGCTGTTCAAGCTCGCGGGCGGCTTCTGGCTGACCGACCCGGTGTTCTCCGAACGCGCTTCGCCGGTGCAATGGGCGGGGCCGCGGCGTTTCCATGCACCACCGATCTCGCTGGACGCGCTCCCGCCGATCGAAGGCGTGATCCTCTCGCACGATCACTACGACCATCTCGACCGCGCGGCGGTACTCGCGCTCGCACGGAAGACGCGTTACTTCGTCGCACCGCTGGGCGTGGGCGACCTGCTCATCGAGTGGGGCGTGGATCCGGTGAAGGTGCACCAGTTCGACTGGTGGCAGGAAGCGCAGCTCGGCGGCCTGCGTCTGGTCGCGACGCCGGCGCAGCATTTCTCCGGACGCGCGCCGTTCGCCGACAACCCGACGCTGTGGGCGTCGTGGGTGATCGAGGCCGACGGCCTGCGCGTGTTCTTCAGCGGTGACAGCGGTTACTTCGACGGCTTCAAGGCGATCGGCGACCGCTACGGGCCGTTCGACCTGACCCTGGTGGAATGCGGCGCCTACAACGAGATGTGGAGCGGCGTGCACATGCTGCCGGAGCAGACCGTGCAGGCGCACCTGGACCTGCGTGGCCGCTGGCTTCTGCCGGTCCACAACGGGACGTTCGACCTGGCGCTGCACGGTTGGCAGGAACCGTTTACACGGGTCGGTCGCGCGGCCGAAGCGCAGGGTGTGCAGCTCACCACGCCCGGCTTCGGTGAACCGGTGGCCATCGCGAACCCGCCGTTTTCGCAGTCGTGGTGGCTGCCGAAGCCGTAG
- a CDS encoding class 1 fructose-bisphosphatase, translating to MTNTSQSISLTRYLIEEQREGRINADLRLLIEVVARACKTISIAVGKGALGGVLGDAGTGNIQGEAQKKLDVLSNEILLEANAWGGHLAGLASEEMDTSQPIPDVYPRGNYLLLFDPLDGSSNIDVNISVGTIFSVLHAPDGVVQAKDEDFLQPGTAQVAAGYCTYGPSTMLVLTVGNGTHAFTLDREIGSFVLTTRGMRIPEETKEFAVNMSNQRFWEAPMQRYVGDLLAGKEGPRGKDFNMRWVASMVADVHRILTRGGIFSYPLDSKCVAKGGKLRLMYEANPMSLLVEQAGGAASTGRQRMLEVQPDGLHMRVPVFMGSKSEVEAAVRYHQEHDRLERDSAA from the coding sequence ATGACGAATACATCGCAGTCGATCTCCCTCACCCGTTACCTGATCGAGGAGCAGCGCGAAGGCCGCATCAACGCCGACCTGCGCCTGCTGATCGAGGTGGTCGCGCGCGCGTGCAAGACCATCTCCATCGCGGTCGGCAAGGGCGCGCTCGGCGGCGTGCTGGGCGATGCCGGCACCGGCAACATCCAGGGCGAGGCACAGAAGAAGCTCGACGTGCTCAGCAACGAGATCCTGCTCGAAGCCAACGCCTGGGGCGGTCATCTCGCCGGCCTGGCATCGGAGGAAATGGACACCTCGCAGCCGATCCCCGACGTCTATCCGCGCGGCAACTACCTGCTGCTGTTCGATCCCCTCGACGGTTCGTCGAACATCGACGTCAACATTTCCGTCGGCACCATCTTCTCCGTGCTGCACGCGCCCGACGGCGTGGTCCAGGCCAAGGACGAGGATTTCCTGCAGCCGGGCACGGCGCAGGTTGCGGCCGGTTACTGCACCTACGGGCCGAGCACGATGCTCGTGCTCACCGTCGGCAACGGCACCCACGCGTTCACGCTCGACCGCGAGATCGGCAGCTTCGTGCTCACCACACGCGGCATGCGCATTCCCGAGGAAACGAAGGAGTTCGCGGTCAACATGTCGAACCAGCGTTTCTGGGAGGCGCCGATGCAGCGCTACGTCGGCGACCTCCTCGCCGGCAAGGAAGGTCCGCGCGGCAAGGACTTCAACATGCGCTGGGTCGCATCGATGGTCGCCGACGTGCACCGCATCCTCACCCGCGGCGGCATCTTCAGCTATCCGCTCGACAGCAAGTGCGTCGCGAAGGGCGGCAAGCTGCGCCTGATGTACGAAGCCAATCCGATGAGCCTGCTGGTCGAACAGGCCGGTGGCGCGGCGAGCACCGGTCGGCAGCGCATGCTCGAAGTGCAGCCCGATGGCCTGCACATGCGCGTTCCGGTGTTCATGGGCTCCAAGAGCGAAGTCGAGGCCGCGGTGCGTTACCACCAGGAGCACGATCGTTTGGAGCGCGACTCGGCCGCGTGA
- a CDS encoding sigma-54 dependent transcriptional regulator — protein MPIDGTQEADVANVDARELIYVTRGGAGRVLALGGLQQLGWNLRRAPDARSVLRILQREPRRPHAALLDLREGFTQQDLAEFGSALSAGNVGWVAGIDARQLDDAPVRDLIRDYCYDYLTLPCPEAVLNTVIGHAHGMAGLACERGDATSEAGFDGMIGESPSMRTLCRTLRKAALTEAPVFIAGETGTGKELAAMAVHRHSRRHAHPFVAINCGAIPHSLIQSELFGYERGAFTGAQQRKLGRIEMANSGTLFLDEIGDLPLESQASLLRFLQQGSIERLGGHEQIPVDVRIISATHHDLDVAVAEGRFRADLYHRLCVLRLQQPPLRERGSDIDRIAEYALQRYSQEGHRTLKGFAPCARQALHSHTWPGNVRELINRVRQAVVMAEGRLITAADLHIESALTTPPPTLDEVRDAATRAAIERSLHRNRGRLVDVARELGVSRVTLYRLMLRHGLRAHDPESPNTIHVA, from the coding sequence ATGCCGATCGATGGAACGCAGGAAGCGGACGTCGCGAACGTCGACGCCCGTGAGCTGATCTACGTGACCCGAGGCGGCGCCGGCCGGGTGCTGGCGCTGGGCGGTCTGCAGCAGCTCGGCTGGAACCTGCGCCGCGCACCCGACGCACGCAGCGTGCTGCGCATCCTGCAGCGCGAACCGCGTCGTCCGCACGCGGCGCTGCTCGATCTGCGCGAAGGATTCACCCAGCAGGACCTGGCCGAGTTCGGCAGCGCGCTGTCGGCCGGCAACGTGGGCTGGGTCGCGGGCATCGATGCACGCCAGCTCGACGACGCGCCGGTGCGCGACCTCATCCGCGACTACTGCTACGACTACCTCACCCTGCCGTGCCCGGAGGCCGTGTTGAACACGGTGATCGGCCACGCGCACGGCATGGCGGGTCTGGCCTGCGAACGCGGCGACGCGACCAGCGAGGCCGGTTTCGACGGAATGATCGGTGAGAGCCCGTCGATGCGCACGTTGTGCCGCACGCTGCGCAAGGCCGCGCTGACTGAAGCGCCGGTGTTCATCGCCGGCGAAACGGGCACGGGCAAGGAGCTCGCGGCGATGGCCGTGCATCGCCATTCGCGCCGACACGCGCATCCGTTCGTGGCGATCAACTGCGGCGCGATCCCGCACAGCCTGATCCAGTCGGAACTGTTCGGTTACGAGCGTGGTGCGTTCACCGGTGCGCAGCAGCGCAAGCTCGGCCGCATCGAGATGGCCAACAGCGGCACGCTGTTCCTCGACGAGATCGGCGATCTTCCGCTGGAGAGCCAGGCCTCGCTGCTGCGCTTCCTGCAGCAGGGCAGCATCGAACGCCTCGGTGGACACGAGCAGATCCCCGTCGACGTGCGCATCATCTCGGCCACACACCACGATCTCGATGTCGCCGTCGCCGAAGGACGCTTCCGCGCGGATCTCTACCATCGCCTGTGCGTTCTGCGACTTCAGCAGCCGCCGCTGCGCGAACGCGGCAGCGACATCGACCGCATCGCCGAGTACGCGCTGCAGCGCTACTCGCAGGAAGGCCACCGCACGCTCAAGGGCTTCGCACCGTGCGCGAGGCAGGCGCTGCACAGCCACACGTGGCCGGGCAATGTGCGCGAACTGATCAACCGTGTGCGCCAAGCGGTCGTGATGGCGGAGGGGCGTTTGATCACCGCCGCCGACCTGCACATCGAAAGCGCGCTCACCACGCCACCGCCGACGCTGGACGAAGTGCGCGATGCCGCCACGCGCGCGGCGATCGAACGCTCGCTGCACCGCAATCGGGGTCGGCTCGTCGATGTAGCCCGCGAGCTGGGCGTCTCTCGCGTCACGCTGTACCGGCTGATGCTGCGCCACGGCTTGCGCGCCCACGATCCGGAATCGCCGAACACCATCCACGTGGCGTGA
- a CDS encoding 2OG-Fe(II) oxygenase, whose product MNADAAHGPAVVHDFIEVFPDALDRAQCDALVARFAASREAVPGRIGGGVMPELKDSRDLTITARDEWRDADAMLNQAVFRGLMAYLRRYPHTLIAPLMLEVPGADGARHRLTPERMAAMDDAELAPVVQTVLRPGAINLQRYTADRGGYPYWHCELYPRDAHAETLHRHLLWTMYLNDGFEEGETEFLYQQRRIAPRAGSLLIAPAAFTHTHRGNRPKGGDKVIATSWILFQRAERLFATE is encoded by the coding sequence ATGAACGCAGACGCCGCCCACGGTCCCGCCGTCGTCCACGACTTCATCGAGGTCTTTCCCGACGCGCTCGATCGCGCGCAGTGCGATGCCCTCGTCGCGCGCTTCGCGGCCAGTCGCGAAGCCGTTCCGGGTCGCATCGGCGGCGGCGTGATGCCCGAGCTCAAGGACAGCCGCGATCTCACCATCACCGCCCGCGACGAATGGCGCGATGCGGATGCGATGCTCAACCAGGCGGTGTTCCGCGGGCTCATGGCGTACCTGCGCCGCTACCCGCACACGCTGATCGCACCGCTGATGCTGGAAGTTCCCGGCGCAGACGGGGCACGCCATCGACTCACGCCCGAACGCATGGCGGCGATGGACGACGCAGAACTCGCGCCGGTCGTGCAGACAGTGCTACGCCCCGGTGCGATCAACCTGCAACGCTACACCGCCGATCGCGGCGGCTATCCGTACTGGCACTGCGAGCTGTATCCGCGCGATGCGCATGCGGAAACGCTGCATCGCCATCTGCTGTGGACGATGTACCTCAACGACGGATTCGAGGAAGGCGAGACGGAATTCCTCTACCAGCAGCGCCGGATCGCACCGCGCGCGGGCAGCCTGTTGATCGCGCCGGCGGCGTTCACGCACACGCACCGCGGCAATCGTCCGAAAGGCGGGGACAAGGTGATCGCGACCAGCTGGATCCTGTTCCAGCGTGCGGAACGTCTGTTCGCGACGGAGTGA
- a CDS encoding response regulator: MHKEILLVEDNPDDVELTRIAFDEAKIANRLVVVSDGAEALDYLFARGKHSDRDPDDLPSIMLLDLNLPKVDGREVLQAVRANEATRTLPVVVLTTSAEPFDVEASYALGVNSYIQKPVDFEQFVWAVKQVGLYWLVLNHPRHV; the protein is encoded by the coding sequence ATGCACAAGGAAATCCTGCTGGTCGAGGACAATCCCGACGACGTCGAGCTGACGCGGATCGCCTTCGACGAAGCGAAGATCGCCAATCGCCTCGTGGTGGTAAGCGACGGTGCCGAAGCGCTGGACTACCTGTTCGCACGCGGCAAGCACAGCGATCGCGACCCCGACGACTTGCCTTCGATCATGCTGCTCGACCTCAACCTGCCCAAGGTCGACGGACGCGAAGTGCTGCAGGCGGTACGCGCCAACGAAGCCACGCGCACGCTGCCGGTCGTGGTGCTGACCACCAGCGCCGAACCGTTCGATGTCGAGGCCAGCTATGCGCTTGGCGTCAACAGCTACATCCAGAAACCAGTGGATTTCGAGCAGTTCGTGTGGGCGGTGAAGCAGGTCGGTCTGTACTGGCTGGTGCTCAACCACCCGCGCCACGTCTGA
- a CDS encoding sensor histidine kinase, translating to MSDTVSLETGVDRFRLAMDASGIGMAIVDLQGRWVEVNPAFERMFGYSAAEVIGLPALAFTHPDDITLSRNYLRGLLDGSIPLLDAQKRYLHRSGETVWVNVNVSVMRDDQGEPLYLLAQLRDVSAQHAAEIALQSRADAEHAARDLSDRQLQLFADAVAHDLRAPLRSIESFSALLADRASDRLDETDHDYLTRIRSAAARMSSLLSALNDLSYVTRTELKPGDVDLSLLADWVGAELQDAEPQCRAEIRVQPGLRVVGDERLLKLMLSHLLGNAWKFSRQREPIRIDVSGHRDGALLRVEIRDQGIGFDMRYAHKLFEPFQRLHGPDQGGGHGLGLAMVRRIAERHRGSVRAQARPEAGSTFTLELPAAPAVAEERA from the coding sequence ATGAGCGACACCGTAAGCCTGGAGACCGGCGTCGACCGCTTCCGTCTTGCGATGGATGCGTCGGGCATCGGCATGGCTATCGTCGACCTGCAAGGCCGCTGGGTCGAAGTCAACCCGGCCTTCGAACGCATGTTCGGCTACAGCGCCGCCGAGGTGATCGGCCTGCCGGCGCTGGCATTCACCCATCCCGACGACATCACGCTGAGCCGCAACTACCTGCGCGGCCTGCTCGACGGTTCGATCCCGCTGCTCGACGCGCAGAAGCGCTACCTGCATCGCAGCGGCGAAACCGTGTGGGTGAACGTCAACGTTTCGGTGATGCGCGACGACCAGGGCGAGCCGCTGTACCTGCTCGCACAACTGCGCGACGTGAGCGCGCAGCACGCCGCCGAAATCGCGCTGCAATCGCGCGCCGACGCCGAGCACGCCGCGCGCGATCTTTCCGATCGACAACTGCAGCTGTTCGCCGATGCGGTGGCACACGACCTGCGCGCACCGTTGCGCTCGATCGAAAGCTTCTCTGCGCTGCTCGCCGATCGCGCGAGCGATCGCCTCGACGAAACCGACCACGACTACCTCACGCGCATCCGTTCGGCCGCCGCGCGCATGAGCAGCCTGCTGAGCGCGCTGAATGACCTGTCCTACGTCACCCGCACCGAACTGAAGCCGGGCGACGTCGACCTGAGCCTGCTGGCCGACTGGGTCGGCGCCGAACTGCAGGACGCCGAGCCGCAATGCCGGGCCGAGATTCGCGTGCAGCCAGGCCTGCGCGTGGTCGGCGACGAACGCCTGCTCAAGCTGATGCTGAGCCACTTGCTGGGCAACGCATGGAAGTTCTCCCGCCAGCGCGAACCGATCCGCATCGACGTCAGCGGCCACCGCGATGGCGCTCTGCTGCGCGTCGAAATCCGTGATCAGGGCATCGGTTTCGACATGCGCTATGCTCACAAGCTGTTCGAGCCTTTCCAGAGGCTGCACGGACCGGATCAAGGGGGAGGTCACGGTCTGGGCCTGGCGATGGTCCGGCGCATCGCCGAACGCCATCGCGGCAGCGTACGCGCCCAGGCGCGTCCCGAGGCCGGCTCCACCTTCACCCTCGAGTTGCCGGCCGCACCGGCCGTGGCGGAGGAACGCGCCTGA
- a CDS encoding PA0069 family radical SAM protein produces the protein MDDARKAQAPIKGRGAASQVDGRYAVTIARGEDDGWGSVYEDLSEAPGPQTRVTEERARSIISRNESPDISHSQSINPYRGCEHGCVYCFARPSHAYLDLSPGLDFETRLFAKTNAAERLQAELARPGYRCIPFALGINTDSYQPIERRYRVTRSVIEVLDVTSHPFTILTKNAAVLRDIDLIAPMARRGLASVAFSVTTLDNRLSARMEPRAAAPHARLKAMRTLADAGVPVGVMVAPVIPMINDPEIEHILEAARENGATWAGHVLLRLPHELKQVWREWLQLHYPDRAAHVMSLIQQMRGGKDYDSAFGTRMHGEGPFAQLIAQRFAKAHRRLGFGRAPALDTSQFVAPRKPSPQGELF, from the coding sequence ATGGACGACGCCCGCAAAGCCCAGGCTCCGATCAAAGGTCGCGGTGCCGCCTCGCAGGTGGACGGGCGCTATGCGGTCACGATCGCGCGCGGCGAGGACGACGGCTGGGGTTCGGTGTACGAAGACCTCTCCGAGGCACCCGGTCCGCAGACCCGCGTCACCGAGGAACGCGCGCGCAGCATCATCAGCCGCAACGAATCTCCCGACATCTCGCACAGCCAGTCGATCAACCCCTATCGCGGTTGCGAACACGGTTGCGTGTACTGCTTCGCGCGGCCTTCGCACGCGTACCTGGACCTCTCGCCTGGCCTGGACTTCGAAACGCGCCTGTTCGCCAAAACCAACGCCGCCGAGCGCCTGCAGGCGGAGCTCGCGCGTCCGGGCTATCGCTGCATTCCGTTCGCGTTGGGGATCAACACTGATTCCTACCAGCCCATCGAACGCCGCTATCGCGTCACCCGCTCGGTGATCGAGGTGCTCGACGTCACCTCGCATCCGTTCACCATCCTCACCAAGAACGCCGCCGTGCTGCGCGACATCGACCTGATCGCGCCGATGGCGCGCCGTGGCCTGGCCAGCGTTGCGTTCTCCGTGACCACGCTCGACAACCGCCTGTCCGCGCGCATGGAACCGCGCGCCGCCGCGCCGCACGCACGCCTGAAGGCGATGCGCACGCTCGCCGATGCGGGGGTGCCGGTGGGCGTGATGGTCGCGCCGGTGATCCCGATGATTAACGACCCGGAAATCGAACACATCCTAGAAGCCGCACGCGAGAACGGCGCCACGTGGGCCGGCCATGTGCTGCTGCGCCTGCCGCACGAACTCAAGCAGGTCTGGCGCGAGTGGCTGCAGCTGCATTACCCCGACCGCGCCGCGCACGTGATGAGCCTCATCCAGCAGATGCGCGGCGGCAAGGACTACGACAGTGCATTCGGCACTCGCATGCACGGCGAAGGGCCGTTCGCGCAGCTGATCGCACAACGCTTCGCCAAAGCCCATCGCCGGCTTGGCTTCGGTCGTGCGCCGGCGCTCGACACCAGCCAGTTCGTCGCGCCGCGCAAGCCGTCGCCGCAGGGTGAGTTGTTCTGA